A window of Aricia agestis chromosome 10, ilAriAges1.1, whole genome shotgun sequence genomic DNA:
AGTCCGAAATTAAGTTGTCCCAAATGAGTGATGTCGTTTATTATACGGAAACGGGAAGCCATTTTTTCAGGATTCAAACTATGTTATTTATTCCAACGAGACATATTATAGTGTCTACATAACTAGAATAGAACTAAAATAGTCCAGTCATTCAATATGCATTACATTATTCATAGCAAGCTTATGGTGTCAAAAGTAACACTTAGAAAAGTAGCTTCCGAGGACATGCATTAATGATGCTtgataacataatttttaaatcgtATTCCAGGTAACGCGTACCCCGCCCCGCTGAAGCAGGCGCCCCCCGTGGCCCCCGCGAAGTACGCCTCTGCTAACGGCGAGCGCACCGAGTTCCGCATGCACGGCATGAAGGGCCCCCACAGCTACCAGTTTGGATACGACACTGGCAAGGGGTAAACCAATAGACCTTCTGCGATATGGATGCATATAAATTTTTCCTCGTCCAAACTTAACAACAAACCTTCAAATCGACCATTGTCAAGGAACAACGGTTGCTTTGGCCATCAATCGTTCATCTAAAAAATCTTCTCAACCGAAACTTACATCTATAGATCTATTTCTATCACCCAGCAAAAACCATAAAATCCGGTAACGATATCTATCTCTTTCTATAGCCCAGTAAGAAGCATTAATTCCAGTAACTATTTCTATCTCTTTCTAACACCCAGCAAAACCATAAAATCCGGTAACTATATCTATCTCTTTCTAACACGCAGTAAAAACCGTCAATTCCGGTACGAAGAGCGAGACAACGACGGCAACGTGAAGGGGCACTACGGCTACGTGGACAAGTTCGGCAAACTGAGGGTAGTCAACTACGACGCCGACCAAAATGGCTTCCGAGCTGAGGCGCCGATTGAGAAGGAATCTCGTTAGAAGAGACTGATTTGGAAGTCGAGAGCAATTTTAAGATGAATGGACGAAATTTGAAAGGGCAATCTGGATGTGTGGACAATATGTACTCAATAATGTATATTCAGAGAAGTaattgattcacaggcagattgttgatattatatgtaatttggtcgagttttgtcaaacccagccgacagatcacgaattacattgaattaagaggatacaccaagggcgagagaaattgaaaataggtatttgaaaatgtattgctgtctcaccaatctcaagtctcccaccgcagagcgtgatagagacaacacgacaaaagttctaataaaagaacagaaaatcttcgattcgttgtccgctgatttcttctccaaaacttaaccgatttaagtatttctatttctcattaagaattaaagcaaggcttgagctgtgttcctatgttttatttttttttgtatattttagccagtatTGTTTTCTGGGTGCTTGAACACAGACGAAAATCTAGCCatatttttgggtttttggacgttgttatcttttttaataataaaattgtgaaaaaaaaagaaaacatagggacatgctaatagtggccatagatattcaggaaaaaaatcataactctaccggcattatccagggaggaaacaggggacaacgtttgtatgaaaaaacggcagtgtggactcctcttaattaaaccgaccaaatgatgtaggtccgtcaactgcctatgaatcaatttcttagaTAGTACTTACAATATCAAAAACGTACATTAGCTGCCAATAGCGTCTTACAGTAAGATAGCGATCTACCAATTATAACTATGGTCCGTCTCATCACTGATCTACCAATAGCGAGTCGCCGTTCAACGAATTTTCGACAAGCGATTTTTAAGTTGTGTCGTGTGGCCTTTACCAAGATATGCTTTGGATATTCAGTTGCTATTATTTACCTTTTAAAGTCAATAACATTCCATGACAATAAGTATACCATGCAGATTGTATGTGcaccgcagactcgatcacacaaaaagtgtcgATCTCCCTTATGATAATTTTTACAAATCTCATAGAAATAacatttgttaaaaattaccATAAAGCTTTGTTAACTTATAATTTGTAACGCATTATTTGTGTTATTAGCATTTTCCGATTTCTAGAAATGACCATCGACCAGCCTACAGctagtttaaattaaaaaggaaTTTACTCATACTATGTGACCACTTTTTGCCATTTTTCAGCCTTCCTTTCGGAAATatctatgttatattatgtcaagACTCCTTCATGACATACATAAATATGTATTCGAAACAGGTATATTTCTAAATAGAATACATAGCGTGGGTATGTTCTCTAATAATGAGTAAGATAGAGtagtacaaaatatgtaatatataaaaaatattgtaattatttttgttgtaaaggTATAAGtagttatttatgtatgtaatgtTGCCCGATTTAGTATTTTCTAAACATATTTGATAAGCTTATTTAAGTTAAATTATCTATAGAAATAAAAGCGattttaaattatcttttttattaaaaataaatgcgtataaaatattatataactatggCAAATTGAACAATTTGAGATTTCTAATATAATCCTTTGGTAACAAAAACACTTATCCTTATaacagaataaaaataatattatataacagcttaaattttatgtcatttttatatacaattttgGGGATATTACCTAATAAGGCTCACTAAATTATGTGTTTAAAGACtttcaaattttgttttaaaaatatatgaaacatGTCTGATTGTATTTATGAATATCTTTTAGGTAGCATTTACATGGACAAAAGTCTACCTATCtacttacttacctatttaACGTCTACGTAAGAGCCAGTCCagacggcgcgttgcgtcgacgcagcgctgccgtttaacgtatagccggccacacgggcgctgcgtcatcgcagcgttattaatgaagcagtcttaacgtcccgcttcgtctcggtggctgctgtccgtcatgtgtgcgttgcgcgctgctgtcgctacgcagcgcgccgtgtgaacaccttggttatttgtatgtaaaacaaagcAACGGCAAcgctgcgtcgatgcaacgcgccgtgtggacttgCTCTTAGAATATGAATATAAAGatgtagaaaaataattactatcagagaaatcaATTCAGCGGCAAATGTACATCCCTACATTATTTGATCATGCTATACCACCAGTGTATTGGGCTTTAATAGCCCTACCAAATCATATAGGTCTGCAATCTGTGTATAAACCATATTCGGTAATAGCATAAAGATACTAACATATGGCTTGTAAGGCAAGTTTGTCCAACTCTTTCTCAATTTCCCCCAGTAAGCTCGACGCTCCGATGCGAAACAGTGTCGGACTTAGCCACTCAACGCCCAGCTCTGTGTAGACCAGAACAAGCCAGTTCACAGCGTCCCTAGCCGTTTTGATACCGCCGGCTGGTTTCAGTCCAATCTGAAAATTGACAATAAAAATATGACTATAGGGcacaaaaacaaacataaaatctcaacatttttatggaatATGTGGCTCTTTATTTTGATTACAGTGTATAATGGTTTATAattatgtgtattaaataataagctctgtaacattttgtatttaattgaAATCATGCAGAAATTTGAACATTGCTATAACAGAATACGTGCGCAAGTGAGACAAGCAGTTATATAACTGCTTGTCTCACTCGCATATATTCTATCTTGATTcgacaaataatatttataagtaataataataacgtttaacACCACatactacaataataaattacatgttacaatacaatatctaaagaaaaattaaaacatcACAATATATGCAAAAgacacaaaattatataaaaaagaaaattaaaaggaATAGGAATAATTCATGAGACAGTAATATGCATAACATAAGGACATAAACTATGGGGACATCCCCATAGTGCATAAGGGTACATTGTTGTCTATTGTCGAAAAGGATACCACTCAGGCTTATTACTGTGGTGTACACCACAGTGCCTGGTGTTACAAATACGCGACAAGAgtgcatttttatattttcggtTACAAataaaagagacagacagatattgCTAGGTTATACAAATTTTCAAGTGTTTCCTGACCAGACTGTTACACCAAAAGAATAGTAACTTTTTGCGACAAGTAACAAACAACAAACTTACACCTTTATACCATTATTGTGATAATAAATAGGAAgtactaagtatattttacCTTTTTGCCAGTCAACTCGTAATAATGTCTTATAGCTCGACACATAACCAGTCCAATTGGTAGAGTTGCATTGACTGCCTCCTTCCCTGTTGATGTCTTTATGAAATCTGCACCAGCATACATAGCTACCATTGAAGCATTGTATACCTGTAAAATGTTtgagttttttgtttatctCATTTTTTTAAAGACTTAAGTGCCAAAATAAATGAGTTTTATTGGAAAATGTGCTTGATAGACAAGGAGAAACCATTAGTGTGCTTTAAATTTACTAAACATGACAGCAGAGGTCAAAAGGTCTGAATATCATCATTAttgttgaataatattattttgttcttgGCATTCTATAAAAACAGagataaaattataaagataaaGCTGTAAGTTTATTATCTTTTAGTGTAGGGCcattatcataattattgattgttatattatttttgccTTTTCAAACTTAAGCCACTGAACAGATTTAGACGAAATGAGATATTAGAAGTCCTGTCCTAAATGAGctacaaattaatatttcatacttttattttttcagtCAGTGTCGGCTGACAGAGACAAAACAACCTTAAAATTTAGTAGTTTCGTTATTATGTGAAACAGTCATTGCTAGATTTTTAGGTGTTtatgagattataataattatactctataaaaacatatttatgttatcatgagaaataataaaaaagcttaACTTACATTTTCATAAGTTCCCAGCTCTCCCACTCCCAAAATAACCTTTAAATGTGCTGTACCACATGCTTTCTTCAtctctattacctcttcatacAACTTGTTCCATTGGCCAGTTAGAACCAAACTACGATCCAAGACAACATCAATTTCAGTAGCCCCTTTTGATACGGCAAACTTAACCTCTTGCAATCTTGTTTCTAGTGGATATAAACCGGATGGGAAACCCGTTGCAACTGGAAACATTATTAAAGGGTTAAATCTACAAATTCTTACTTTGTTTGTTGGAGTCTTGTTTCTGAATTTAGGATTGTAATGATGTAATACCTATTTGGTAGAAGTTAAAAAAATGGACTTTTTTCTAACTAAAATTAGGGACAACTTATTCAATTACCTTACACTAAGGCATCATAAGTATACTGGTGTCATGATACAAAAGTTTGACCAAACTAGCATAGGCCTGTAGTCAAGCATATTGACCACAGAGTACAGGCCTATGCAGAAACTAATATCAGAATCCATTAAAAGTTACCTGAGGCAATTTGAATTTCATCTAATAAGTCCATTCTCTTTATAGCCTGAAAAGCATCCTCCACTCTATTTGGATATACACATACTGCAGCAGTCTTGATACTTTTATTGTTGATTGGGTTTGCTGCCTAAAAAGAAAAATGTCTTacattaaataatcggccaagtgcgagtcggactcgcgcacgaagggttatgtACCGGtaggtatagagcgaaagtagacaattttttaaattttttgtatgggcttccatacaaaaaatatcccttattattattataattattgaaattacattatagaaaaaccttgaatatttataatgtgATATATATCACACTTCATAAGTCTTACACattgtaaaattaaatgaagtgtttctgaaattacttgctagtaagtaaagaaatattttttgatatagtttttaataacaaattaggtaagtatgtattttagaTCAAGATTGTATGTATGTGAATGTACGTGTAAGTAAACATAACACGATCCGATACCTTCGCAGGCGGCATGTGTGACTTACCCGCAAATCAGCAGTAAAAAAAGTGTTACAGAAACTTCCAAAACCATGATTGGTTTGGCCGACTAGttggccgattagtcggcttctttgcagccgactaattGGCTAGTCGGCCGAAGACATGATCGGCACACCTCtagttatttttcattttaataagcACTCAGGCTTAAGAATCTGCCTACAGCCTACCACAGAATAGCTGCAAATTCAAAAACTTTGAAGAATGATGATAGTGTTTTGTATTAGTCCAGATGTTTACCTTTATGCACAGTCTTGTTACATTTGACTTTGTATCGTCACCAGAGAGTGTAGTCAGATCAATAACAGATACAGCTTTGAGTAGCCACTCTTTATAAAGTACAGGTTGGGTAACTGTGTTCTTCTTTAGTATCCTCTGAATTTGCGTCTCAATGCTATTTCTGTCTAGGTGCGTGTCAATAAAGGGAACTTGAGCTGAaaggaaaatgaaaaataattattgtttcgtTAAGCTAATAGTACTTTCAGTAGGAAGCTGCCTAAACATAATAAGACAGACGTTAGAAAAACCTATACCCTTGCAACGCAATGTactgttatcaaaatatatttaaacttacCTATACCGCTAGCTTTAACCATTTTGTTTTTTGctatataaacaattaaaaacaaaaaaaataaaaatatatgtttcttTCTACCACGCAAACTGCAAACTTGCAAAGaaactttttcaaaaataagtCAAAAATTTTTGACAGGCAGCTGATAGTCAACTGTcatttgtcaaatgtcaatgtccctctacagtctttttttttttatgaaataagagggcaaacgagcaaacggggcacctgatggaaagcaacttccgtcgcccatggacactcgcagcaacagaagagctgcaggtgcgttgccggccttttaagagggaatagggtaataggggagggtagggatgagaagggaattggggagggtagggaagggaatagggtaggggattgggcctccggtaaactcactcactcggcgaaacacagccggttttctgtgagaacgtggtggaatcattcgtgccgaagcatggctctcccacgtataaaactagTCTACCACTGACCTCTTTATTACACTGTACAGGCGATcactatcaataaaatattcctatttgaaagtcgccatattggcgctgattgctatgtgaaagctgTAGTGAGTGAACTTGGagctactattttgcaaatggcggttgtcattttctatataaattagttcacagtacgctcaccgcagcgcttcaaatcggcataagaaatagctgtcattttataCGGCATAGCATTGAggtatactataatactttatctatgctgcATAGCCTGtcccattgaggtactatagactggagagagccttatatcggtgtataagcgtcaaaagcgtgtaatgttatgtcctacttactaggacataacaaaggagtcggtctgcatatttcatgtaataaaagtgttaataaaggtttttagtgaacatttaatgctagatattgttgagttttgtggttccgctaaataataaaccataagaatggtcaaagaatgcctcaaacacgtgaatttaacattaaatacgtaagttttgaacgacgttttttgggcttttcaatcggtatttctgtaagataaaaatataatttataagtttattcatCCCTTAATCGTGCTATATAAgccattagtgctaaaaatgtcacatcaattaagaATTTAGCTATataaattgcatagctttttacgtgtgtttactgattctcatcacttgaactataattaccgatatcatgaactaattgactttctttcctgtatcataatgtgattcgaaataatctacaaatagaaatattcaagaaaataaacgcacactacttgtatgaaaataagcacaaaatggccacgcgatgacgcgGACGGGCTAAGATACAGATGGGTAATGGAAAAAAttccgaaagaaaagaaaagaaaaaagaaaaatttccaatatatttttccaatttttcaaatatttttccaaattgAAATGTCAACCAAGATTACGTATCCAACaattccgtactcaaagggtaaaaacgggaccctattactgagacttcgatgtctgtccgtctgttcgtctgtctccaggctgtaactcaagaacggtaatagctagagagttgaatttttttacagattatgtatttctgttgccgctataacaacacacactataaacaaaacaaattaaatatttaaggagggctcccatacaacaaacgtgatttttcaaacatttttgcaaagaaaaataaatagttaaaaaactctttaaatgacggcgcgtagttgtacagttcgacaaggctttcaaatatgaatatgtcaatgatgtcaatgggcgctgctggtaaagaactgtctaaaatagcgtttttgtatgatagaagcgttagttctttttctcgccacgttcatatacaaccttgtcgaactgtatgttataatatgtacttggattacaaacataaaatattaggtaccaaaccttcacctttaaaagtcgaatatataaattgagattataattataatttatttttcaaatttgtgtatcggcactggaacctagcgctTTACGCGTTATCACCAgctcccattttgagtgccagtgccggcagtcgttgttttatatctcggctgccggcagtatacttaccgtagttcccattactgatatttttgggagccggcgccggcagcggaggcactcccaaaagtattatgatattttatgatattatgtatttaatttaagaataaaatagaatatactatgtgtgttgtttactttcaacgtttactttcaatgtagcaatgtaagggctgatttaccagattgattttacctgagtaataaataagtaactttttaatgtgttatgtgtatattatttacccctataagaacctcatgtcataagtcataacatatccgacgaatgacgattgaaaaatcattccaaacgaaaatgtgtatctacttttcaatcgtcaccttttttgccaattaaaatttatgatacctaatttgaattacaaaatctgtcaaagttgcatattatttatttcttatagaaactcaggtaaaataactcgaatggactaaactatcgatagcaaaatactatactatcgatagtaaaatatacatcactagcacacgcacacattgacagatcaaaaatggtcacgcattttcgggttgtcaggtggtctatacgacagtatattataagtttatggtttttcgcatagacataatatatggtttttcgtatcttttgtttcacttatctgtcaaatttgtcaatgtttgtaattttgaatttgaaaattgttcggaagagatttaaggccagccgcaaattgtccgaaatttctgatcagaaacatatgaactgccatccgatcgagtactctggtgtttcgtcccaaccaaggtgtttgggcccagtgggcccaatcaccagataataacagatatgaatttttaacatttttttcatctggcgattggtcacaagtatttattttttatgacttttgggcTTATGTCCGTAGGGCTAGCAAAATAGTTGTAGATttgattaaaaaacaaaataattgctttGTATGAAAGCATTTATTATACactgaattaaataatttgatatttaaagaaaagtaataagtaataattgctataaataatgctaaaatataaaacaaagactatatataaaaaactaaatctaagtCAGAGGCTGCGGGCAATGTACCCAAGAGGCTGGCAGCATTACCTCGCTGTATCGCAAGGCTGATACGTTGGCCGAGGTAAGCGCCAGCTCTGGGATCGTTAGTTATCTCAACCAGTCTTTGGGATAACTCTCTGAACATTTGTTTGGCACCAGGGCCCCACGGACCCAGGGTTTCAACCCCGAAAGGTACAAAAAAGTAATCATTCCCCagtgcttcatattttcttcttttgtttGTCTCTGCTTGTGCCGCCGCAGCTCCCGCTTCCCTTGTTGTGGCCGTTACATGTGACGCCGCTAACGTGTCCACGCAGGTGGCGTCCCAAACAAGAGGCCTCCCGCGGCTCCATGGAACGAGCGTCATTCCGTCGGGCCTTTTGCCGTCGTCACGTGCGATACCGTTCGGCTCGAGAGTGGCCGGCACGTTGACAGAGGCAAGGGCCCTGCGGATCACGTCGTTCAAGGAAGCATGGCGGGACTGGCGGCCGGCGCTGCGTCGACAAGACAGACCGTGGTGACCCTGGCGGTCTACTGC
This region includes:
- the LOC121730934 gene encoding deoxyribose-phosphate aldolase, with amino-acid sequence MVKASGIAQVPFIDTHLDRNSIETQIQRILKKNTVTQPVLYKEWLLKAVSVIDLTTLSGDDTKSNVTRLCIKAANPINNKSIKTAAVCVYPNRVEDAFQAIKRMDLLDEIQIASVATGFPSGLYPLETRLQEVKFAVSKGATEIDVVLDRSLVLTGQWNKLYEEVIEMKKACGTAHLKVILGVGELGTYENVYNASMVAMYAGADFIKTSTGKEAVNATLPIGLVMCRAIRHYYELTGKKIGLKPAGGIKTARDAVNWLVLVYTELGVEWLSPTLFRIGASSLLGEIEKELDKLALQAIC